The following coding sequences are from one Lolium rigidum isolate FL_2022 chromosome 6, APGP_CSIRO_Lrig_0.1, whole genome shotgun sequence window:
- the LOC124661007 gene encoding CTD small phosphatase-like protein 2-A, with the protein MPALRMKRKFDEDAFGNEFDTKSKKSMKISHFQVDELEQAAVLNSSYEDPQDEPEPTSELAVQDIRIMEVSALDAVLGGTSIALLKDLISERVVSPNLEIDSSSDNDGSKSQLNVVTNVDKGVADGVIYAAQDNCAVNDHEGVLGSNQDCSLLDIYNPDDAFPFLFDAPTGLLASYSTLCDEFVSIDSLIDMSGICGMFPLNEITVEGGICNEACSAPGDMCYSNTGGEYFSNSEVLEWLNPYVDEENVPNLIDYAELGSDAACVPKEQATRKVTLVLDLDETLVHSTMEHCDDADFSFPVFFDMKEHVVYVRKRPHLHMFLQKMAEMFDVVIFTASQSVYADQLLDRLDPEKKLFSRRFFRESCVFTESGYTKDLTVIGVDLAKVAIIDNTPQVFQLQVNNGIPIESWYKNPLDEGLPQLIPFLETLAVADDVRPIIAQKYGN; encoded by the exons ATGCCAGCACTGAGAATGAAGAGAAAGTTTGACGAGGATGCTTTTGGGAATGAGTTTGACACCAAGTCCAAGAAATCTATGAAAATCTCGCATTTTCAAGTTGATGAGTTAGAGCAGGCAGCTGTGTTGAACTCATCTTATGAAGATCCTCAGGATG AGCCTGAGCCAACAAGTGAGCTAGCTGTCCAGGATATTAGGATCATGGAAGTttctgccttggatgctgtacttGGAGGAACATCTATTGCTTTGCTCAAG GATTTAATATCTGAAAGAGTGGTTTCACCAAATTTGGAAATTGATTCCTCGTCTGATAATGATGGCAGCAAATCTCAGTTAAATGTAGTCACCAATGTCGATAAAG GTGTTGCAGATGGTGTAATTTATGCAGCACAAGATAATTGTGCTGTTAATGATCATGAAGGAGTCCTGGGCTCAAACCAGGACTGCAGTCTGTTGGACATTTATAATCCCGACGATGCTTTCCCTTTCTTATTTGATGCTCCAACTGGTCTCCTGGCTAGCTACAGTACATTATGTGATGAATTTGTATCGATTGATTCATTGATAGACATGAGCGGCATTTGCGGAATGTTCCCACTTAATGAGATCACTGTGGAAGGCGGTATTTGCAATGAAGCATGCTCAGCACCAGGAGATATGTGCTACAGTAACACTGGTGGGGAGTACTTTAGTAACTCCGAGGTGTTAGAGTGGCTTAATCCATATGTGGATGAGGAGAATGTACCTAATCTTATTGACTATGCCGAGTTGGGTTCAGATGCTGCTTGTGTACCTAAAGAGCAAGCGACCAGGAAGGTCACTCTTGTGCTTGATTTGGATG AAACCCTTGTTCATTCAACCATGGAGCACTGTGATGATGCTGATTTTTCCTTTCCTGTGTTCTTTGATATGAAAGAACATGTGGTATATGTGAGGAAGAGACCACATCTGCATATGTTCCTCCAGAAGATGGCGGAGATGTTTGACGTTGTTATATTCACAGCCAGCCAAAGTGTCTATGCAGATCAGCTGCTTGACAGGCTTGACCcagagaagaaattattctctaggcGCTTTTTCCGTGAGTCGTGTGTTTTTACGGAAAGTGGTTACACAAAAGATCTGACTGTCATTGGAGTTGACCTCGCAAAGGTTGCCATAATTGACAACACTCCGCAG GTTTTCCAATTGCAAGTGAATAATGGTATACCCATAGAGAGCTGGTATAAGAACCCCTTGGACGAGGGGTTACCCCAGCTGATTCCATTCCTAGAGACTCTTGCTGTTGCGGATGATGTTCGACCCATAATTGCCCAGAAGTATGGCAACTAA
- the LOC124661892 gene encoding 60S ribosomal protein L5, mitochondrial-like, whose translation MAIGSLIAASRSSRALAAAAISQASRVHQHTTISPLLSRLGPVARAFSSSPGAADVDPGVSVMEGQTRRVGKKAKGAKSGKAMMFPLHFHYEDVLREDLLLKLNHTNVMEVPGLFEIRLVPKSTSDAKIQFGKLAMEILCGQKSIQAQLPDHLKSGRSSANSFLASQKDATSLRQSIIRGHGMYNFLVRVLTVMSMLDSKVSIEQGNCIKFFMATEFCEFSPEIEDHFEIFENIGGFNVTIVTSACSKEETSLLWSGFLLKDEGDIN comes from the exons ATGGCCATCGGATCTctcatcgccgcgtccaggtccagCCGTGCCCTCGCTGCCGCCGCTATCTCTCAG GCTTCCAGGGTGCACCAACACACCACCATCTCTCCTCTGCTCTCCAGGCTTGGACCGGTCGCTCGCGCCTTCAG CTCAAGCCCTGGAGCAGCTGATGTGGATCCAGGCGTCTCTGTCATGGAAGGGCAG ACACGGCGGGTGGGCAAGAAGGCCAAGGGCGCGAAAAGCGGAAAAGCCATGATGTTTCCGCTCCATTTTCATTACGAAGACGTATTGCGTGAGGATCTGCTGCTCAAACTTAATCACACCAATGTCATGGAAGTCCCTGGGTTGTTCGAGATCAGACTGGTACCAAAATCCACCTCTGATGCCAAAATCCAATTTGGAAAATTGGCCATGGAGATTCTGTGTGGCCAGAAATCCATACAGGCACAATTGCCTGACCATTTGAAATCAGGAAGGTCGTCAGCCAACTCATTTCTGGCGTCCCAGAAAGACGCTACATCTCTAAGACAGAGCATCATTCGAGGGCATGGAATGTACAATTTTCTGGTCAGGGTCTTGACAGTAATGTCTATGTTGGATTCTAAGGTATCGATAGAACAGGGAAACTGCATCAAGTTCTTCATGGCAACTGAGTTTTGCGAGTTCTCCCCAGAGATAGAAGACCATTTCGAGATCTTTGAGAATATTGGAGGGTTCAATGTGACTATTGTCACTTCCGCCTGTTCAAAAGAGGAGACTTCCCTACTGTGGAGTGGCTTTTTGCTCAAAGATGAAGGTGACATTAACTAA
- the LOC124663468 gene encoding mitogen-activated protein kinase 8 isoform X1 has product MQPEQQQQQRRKGSSDMDFFSEYGDANRYKIQEVIGKGSYGVVCSAIDQHTGDKVAIKKIHNIFEHLSDAARILREIKLLRLLRHPDIVEIRHIMLPPSRRDFKDIYVVFELMDTDLHQVIKANDDLTKEHHQFFLYQMLRALKYIHTANVYHRDLKPKNILANANCKLKICDFGLARVAFNDTPTTVFWTDYVATRWYRAPELCGSFFTKYSPAIDIWSIGCIFAEILTGKPLFPGKNVVHQLDLMTDLLGTPSLDTVSRIRNEKARRYLSSMRKKQPVSFSERFPKADPAALKLMQRLLSFDPKDRPTAEEALADPYFKGLGKVEREPSCQPITKLEFEFERKKVTKEDVKELIFREILEYHPQLLKDYINGTEKPNFLYPSAVDNFRRQFANLEENGGKGGAVVSSDRKHVSLPRTTTVHSTPIPPKDQKPSQVPQRIPAGRPGRVVGPVIPYENSSAMDPYSQRRVARNPVLPAAATNLSAYAYHRKSDSSERELQQELEKDRMQYQPLQRFMDAKMVSPDLRSTSYYIPKGAPKGDVAERAALQPNMMQGIAPFNGIAAVGGSYSKVSAAQYGVSRMY; this is encoded by the exons GGTTCATCGGACATGGACTTCTTCAGTGAATACGGTGATGCTAACCGATACAAAATTCAGGAGGTCATTGGCAAAGGGAGTTACGGTGTCGTTTGTTCAGCTATTGACCAACATACCGGCGACAAGGTGGCAATAAAGAAAATACACAATATCTTTGAGCACTTGTCTGATGCTGCCCGGATCCTCCGTGAGATCAAATTACTCCGGCTATTGAGACATCCTGATATCGTTGAGATTAGGCACATAATGTTACCTCCGTCGAGGAGGGATTTCAAGGATATTTATGTTGTCTTTGAGCTGATGGATACAGACCTCCACCAAGTCATCAAGGCCAATGATGACTTAACCAAGGAGCACCATCAATTCTTTCTATATCAGATGCTTCGTGCACTGAAATACATTCATACCG CTAATGTTTATCATCGTGATTTGAAGCCAAAGAATATATTAGCAAATGCTAATTGTAAACTCAAAATATGTGATTTTGGTCTAGCACGAGTGGCATTTAATGACACTCCTACGACTGTGTTCTGGACG GATTATGTTGCTACTAGGTGGTATAGGGCTCCTGAGCTTTGTGGGTCTTTCTTTACTAAG TATTCACCAGCTATCGACATATGGAGCATTGGTTGCATTTTTGCGGAGATTTTAACTGGGAAACCTTTGTTTCCTGGTAAAAATGTAGTTCACCAGTTGGATTTAATGACTGATCTCTTGGGTACGCCGTCGCTGGATACTGTTTCCAGG ATTCGGAATGAGAAGGCTAGGAGGTACTTGAGTAGTATGAGAAAAAAACAGCCAGTATCTTTTTCTGAGAGGTTCCCTAAAGCAGATCCTGCTGCACTCAAACTTATGCAGCGGCTTTTATCATTTGACCCCAAGGATAGACCAACGGCGGAAGAG GCTTTAGCTGATCCATATTTTAAAGGCCTTGGGAAGGTAGAGAGGGAACCATCCTGCCAGCCAATAACGAAACTGGAGTTTGAGTTTGAACGGAAAAAGGTTACCAAAGAGGACGTAAAGGAGCTTATATTCCGGGAGATATTGGAGTATCATCCTCAACTTCTCAAGGATTACATCAATGGAACTGAAAAACCGAACTTCCTATATCCAAG TGCTGTTGACAATTTCCGGAGGCAATTTGCCAACTTGGAGGAAAATGGAGGGAAGGGAGGAGCAGTTGTTTCATCAGACAGGAAGCATGTTTCGCTCCCCAG GACGACTACAGTACATTCTACACCAATTCCTCCGAAAGACCAAAAGCCTTCCCAAGTTCCCCAAAGAATTCCAGCAG GTAGACCAGGAAGAGTGGTTGGTCCGGTAATACCATATGAGAATTCAAGCGCTATGGATCCGTACAGTCAACGAAGGGTGGCGAGGAATCCAGTGCTTCCTGCAGCTGCGACCAATTTATCAGCATACGCCTACCACCGAAAGTCAGACAGTTCAGAGAGGGAGTTACAGCAGGAGCTTGAAAAAGACCGCATGCAGTACCAGCCTTTGCAGCGTTTCATGGATGCGAAGATGGTCTCTCCCGACTTGAGGTCTACCTCCTATTACATTCCAAAGGGTGCTCCAAAAGGTGATGTAGCAGAAAGGGCTGCGTTGCAGCCTAACATGATGCAGGGAATTGCCCCGTTTAACGGCATTGCTGCAGTCGGAGGTAGCTACAGTAAGGTCAGTGCTGCCCAGTACGGAGTCTCAAGGATGTACTAG
- the LOC124663468 gene encoding mitogen-activated protein kinase 8 isoform X2 codes for MDFFSEYGDANRYKIQEVIGKGSYGVVCSAIDQHTGDKVAIKKIHNIFEHLSDAARILREIKLLRLLRHPDIVEIRHIMLPPSRRDFKDIYVVFELMDTDLHQVIKANDDLTKEHHQFFLYQMLRALKYIHTANVYHRDLKPKNILANANCKLKICDFGLARVAFNDTPTTVFWTDYVATRWYRAPELCGSFFTKYSPAIDIWSIGCIFAEILTGKPLFPGKNVVHQLDLMTDLLGTPSLDTVSRIRNEKARRYLSSMRKKQPVSFSERFPKADPAALKLMQRLLSFDPKDRPTAEEALADPYFKGLGKVEREPSCQPITKLEFEFERKKVTKEDVKELIFREILEYHPQLLKDYINGTEKPNFLYPSAVDNFRRQFANLEENGGKGGAVVSSDRKHVSLPRTTTVHSTPIPPKDQKPSQVPQRIPAGRPGRVVGPVIPYENSSAMDPYSQRRVARNPVLPAAATNLSAYAYHRKSDSSERELQQELEKDRMQYQPLQRFMDAKMVSPDLRSTSYYIPKGAPKGDVAERAALQPNMMQGIAPFNGIAAVGGSYSKVSAAQYGVSRMY; via the exons ATGGACTTCTTCAGTGAATACGGTGATGCTAACCGATACAAAATTCAGGAGGTCATTGGCAAAGGGAGTTACGGTGTCGTTTGTTCAGCTATTGACCAACATACCGGCGACAAGGTGGCAATAAAGAAAATACACAATATCTTTGAGCACTTGTCTGATGCTGCCCGGATCCTCCGTGAGATCAAATTACTCCGGCTATTGAGACATCCTGATATCGTTGAGATTAGGCACATAATGTTACCTCCGTCGAGGAGGGATTTCAAGGATATTTATGTTGTCTTTGAGCTGATGGATACAGACCTCCACCAAGTCATCAAGGCCAATGATGACTTAACCAAGGAGCACCATCAATTCTTTCTATATCAGATGCTTCGTGCACTGAAATACATTCATACCG CTAATGTTTATCATCGTGATTTGAAGCCAAAGAATATATTAGCAAATGCTAATTGTAAACTCAAAATATGTGATTTTGGTCTAGCACGAGTGGCATTTAATGACACTCCTACGACTGTGTTCTGGACG GATTATGTTGCTACTAGGTGGTATAGGGCTCCTGAGCTTTGTGGGTCTTTCTTTACTAAG TATTCACCAGCTATCGACATATGGAGCATTGGTTGCATTTTTGCGGAGATTTTAACTGGGAAACCTTTGTTTCCTGGTAAAAATGTAGTTCACCAGTTGGATTTAATGACTGATCTCTTGGGTACGCCGTCGCTGGATACTGTTTCCAGG ATTCGGAATGAGAAGGCTAGGAGGTACTTGAGTAGTATGAGAAAAAAACAGCCAGTATCTTTTTCTGAGAGGTTCCCTAAAGCAGATCCTGCTGCACTCAAACTTATGCAGCGGCTTTTATCATTTGACCCCAAGGATAGACCAACGGCGGAAGAG GCTTTAGCTGATCCATATTTTAAAGGCCTTGGGAAGGTAGAGAGGGAACCATCCTGCCAGCCAATAACGAAACTGGAGTTTGAGTTTGAACGGAAAAAGGTTACCAAAGAGGACGTAAAGGAGCTTATATTCCGGGAGATATTGGAGTATCATCCTCAACTTCTCAAGGATTACATCAATGGAACTGAAAAACCGAACTTCCTATATCCAAG TGCTGTTGACAATTTCCGGAGGCAATTTGCCAACTTGGAGGAAAATGGAGGGAAGGGAGGAGCAGTTGTTTCATCAGACAGGAAGCATGTTTCGCTCCCCAG GACGACTACAGTACATTCTACACCAATTCCTCCGAAAGACCAAAAGCCTTCCCAAGTTCCCCAAAGAATTCCAGCAG GTAGACCAGGAAGAGTGGTTGGTCCGGTAATACCATATGAGAATTCAAGCGCTATGGATCCGTACAGTCAACGAAGGGTGGCGAGGAATCCAGTGCTTCCTGCAGCTGCGACCAATTTATCAGCATACGCCTACCACCGAAAGTCAGACAGTTCAGAGAGGGAGTTACAGCAGGAGCTTGAAAAAGACCGCATGCAGTACCAGCCTTTGCAGCGTTTCATGGATGCGAAGATGGTCTCTCCCGACTTGAGGTCTACCTCCTATTACATTCCAAAGGGTGCTCCAAAAGGTGATGTAGCAGAAAGGGCTGCGTTGCAGCCTAACATGATGCAGGGAATTGCCCCGTTTAACGGCATTGCTGCAGTCGGAGGTAGCTACAGTAAGGTCAGTGCTGCCCAGTACGGAGTCTCAAGGATGTACTAG